The genomic region TAATCAAATCCAAACTCATTATTTGTTCCATATGTAATATCACAAGCATAAGCTTCCTGCCTTTGTTTAGATGTAATTCCATGAACTATAGGAGCAACGCTAACACCTAAAAAATCATATATAGGCTTATTTATTTCACAATCCCTCTGTGCTAAATAATCATTAACAGTTATTATGTGGACTCCCTCTCCTGTTATAGAATTCAAATAAGCTGGAGGTGTAGAAACCAATGTCTTTCCTTCTCCAGTCTTCATTTCCGCAATTCTCCCCTGATGTAATACAATTCCACCAATCAATTGAACATCATAATGTCTCTTACCTATCACTCTCCTTGAAACTTCCCTTATTACAGCAAAAGCCTCTGGAAGCATTTTATCAAGAGATTCACCTTTCTTATACCTCTGTCTAAATTCATCAGTCTTACCTCTTAACTGATCATCTGATAAATTTTGTATTGATGGCTCTAAAGAATTAATCTTTTTTATTATCTTGTTTATTTGTTTCAATTCTTTATCGCTATATGTACCAAATATTTTTGTTAATAATCCCATTAATTTTCATCCTCACACTACACTAACACTTATAATTATATTATCTTAATTTTATATTAAAATTAAACATATAATTTATTTTTTTATTCTATATGCTTAATAAACAGGTTAAGGTGTTCAATTGAACACCTTAACCCAAAATTAATATTCTGCTTCTATAAGTCCATAATTACCAGATTTTCTCCTATATAACACATTAACATCATTCGTCTCTGCATTGATAAAAACATAAAAATCATGTCCAATAAGTTCCATTTGGAGTATTGCCTCATCCTTATACATAGGCTTAATTGGAAACTTTTTAACTTTTATAATAATATCGTCTTCTAAATCATCATTTTCTATATTATCAAGTAATATATCCAAACTTCTTATATCTTTATTACTATATTTCTTAACAAGCTTAGTCTTTTGTCTGCGAATTTGCTTATATAATTTATCTACAACTAAATCTATAGCAATATACAAATCACTATTTCTCTCCTGAGCTCTTAAATATATACCATTAAATAAAATACCAACTTCTATTATTTGATTATTCTTTTCAACGCTCAGAGTAACGTGGGCTTCTAATTCTTGTGAAAAATAATTATCTAATTTAGATAATTTTTTATTTATAGCATCTTCCAACGCACGAGTAACTTCTATATTCTTACCATGAATAACAATTTTCATTAACCTCAAGCCCCTTTATTTTAAAATTAAAGCTAGTTGACCTGGTCTTTTACCCCACACTCGCCTGCTGGAGCTTTCGCTAATAAAAACTAATTCCTCACTACTAACCCTCTCATACATAAATGGCAGGTCTTACTCCTAAGCCGCACCATGATAATTAAAAATCTATTTTTAATTTACGTGGATCGTTTCGCCTGCGACTGGCATCGATTTTCAACCACAAACCTAGCTTTACTATATTTTAAATTAAAGTTTTCGCAATTGTCAATACACTTAAATCCATTTCAAATGTACTTTTTTTAATAATCCCGCAAACCTCATTTAAAGTACTATAAGTTGTCGCTACATCATCTATAATTAAAACTTTCTTATTCCTTAACATACTCAAATCTACATGCTTATTTATAAAAAATTTATCCTTTATATTA from Candidatus Arthromitus sp. SFB-mouse-Japan harbors:
- the hpf gene encoding ribosome hibernation-promoting factor, HPF/YfiA family, with the protein product MKIVIHGKNIEVTRALEDAINKKLSKLDNYFSQELEAHVTLSVEKNNQIIEVGILFNGIYLRAQERNSDLYIAIDLVVDKLYKQIRRQKTKLVKKYSNKDIRSLDILLDNIENDDLEDDIIIKVKKFPIKPMYKDEAILQMELIGHDFYVFINAETNDVNVLYRRKSGNYGLIEAEY